GACGGGCCGCAGGGCATCCTGCTCCTGCCCGGTAGCCTCTACGCCGTACAGGCCAATGCCCAGGCGCACCATATCGTGCTGGGCCTCGGGAAAGCGCACGATGCCGGCCGAGTTGAGAGCGTGCTTGAGCACGGGGTAGCCCAGGGCCTGTTCCAGCACGGGCGTCATGCGGGCAAAGGCGGCCAGCTGCTCCCGCGAAAAGCTGTTGTGGGCTTCTTCGTCGGCGCCGGCCAGGTGGGTGAGGGCGCTGGCCACGCGCAGGTGGGCGGCGTTTTCGCGCAGCCGGCGGCAAAGTTCGGGCAGGTCTTCTTCGGCGAAGCCCAGGCGGCGCATGCCGGTGTCGAGCTTGAGGTGGATGGCGGGCAGGGGCGGGCCGTCGGGCTGCCGGGCGGCGCGCAGGTAGGCGTCGAGCAGCTCGAAGGAGTAGATTTCGGGCTCTAGATGGTACTGGCGCAGCTTCTGGAAGGCGTCGGGGGCGGGGTTCATCACCATCACCGGCAAGCTGATGCCGTGCTGGCGCAGGTCCACGCCCTCGTCGGGGTAGGCCACGGCGAGGTAGTCGGCGCGGTGAAACTGGAGCAGGTTGGCTACTTCGTAGGAGCCGCTGCCGTAGGCAAAGGCCTTGACCATGACCATGAGCCTGACGCCCGGCCGCAGGCGGCGCCGGTAAAAGGTAAGGTTGTGCACCAGGGCGTCGAGGTTGACTTCGAGCACCGTGCCGTGGATTTTCTGCTGAAACGCCGCCACAATCCGCTCGAAGCCGTAGCGGCGGGCGCCCTTCACCAGAATGGTTTCGTGCCGGAAGGCGTCGGGGCGGAAGGCGGTGAGAAAGGCTTCGGTATCAGGAAAAAACTCAGCCGCCGCGAGGCCGGCAAAGGCGCCGCGGTGCTGGCTCAGGCCCGGCCCGATGCCGATGAGGCGCTCTACGCCGTGGGTGGGCAGCAGGCCCGCCACGCGGGCGTACAGCTCTTCGCCGCCGAGGCCGGATTCGAGCACGTCGCTCAGGATGAGGGTGCGGCGGCCGCGGCGGGGCTGGCGGGCCAGGGCGTCGAGGGCAAGCCGGAGGCCGGCCAGGTCGTTGTTGTAGGTGTCGTCGAGGATGTAGCAGTCGTTGAGGGCCTGCTTCATTTCCAGGCGCATGGCCACGGGCTGGAGCCGGTCGAGGCGGCGCTGGATTTCGGCCGGCTCGACGCCCCAAAACAACAGGCTGCTAACGCAGTGCAGGGCGTTTTCGACGGAGGGCTCGTCGGCAAAGGGTAGGGAGAGAAAGAACTCCCCTGCCGCCCAGCTGATGCGAGCCGGCACCCGGCCGGGAGAACCGGGGGCCGGGGGCAGCAGCGCCACCTGCACGTCGGCGGGCAGGCCCTGGCGCGACCAGGTGAAGGCACTGAGGCCCAGGCGCTGCACGGCAGCGTGCACGGGTTGCTGGTCGCGGCAGTAGAAGAGGCGGCCAAAGCCGGGGCCGGTGAACAGCTGAAGCTTTTCGAACAGCTTTTCTTCCTGGGAGAAAAACCCTGCATCGTGAGCCGAGCCGAGCATGGTGAAAATGCCGGCCGTCGGCTGAATGACGCGGGCCAGGCGCTCCATTTCGCCGGGCTCCGAGATGCCGGCCTCGAAGATGCCCAGCGTGTGGGTGGGGTTTAGCTCCCACACGCTCAGGGGCACGCCCACCTGGGAGTTGTAGGAGCGGGGGCTTTTACAAATTAGCTCGTCG
This region of Hymenobacter sp. YIM 151500-1 genomic DNA includes:
- a CDS encoding bifunctional UDP-N-acetylmuramoyl-tripeptide:D-alanyl-D-alanine ligase/alanine racemase, whose amino-acid sequence is MLQFLDLPSITGGTVLQAPAAGPAAVQQLLLDSRRVGQPGGALFFALRGPQHDGHRYLPELYERGVRLFVVDNSTAVPGGLAAYPEAGVLVVDNALTALQAVAAHHRRQFRLPVLGITGSNGKTIVKEWLAQLLAPDELICKSPRSYNSQVGVPLSVWELNPTHTLGIFEAGISEPGEMERLARVIQPTAGIFTMLGSAHDAGFFSQEEKLFEKLQLFTGPGFGRLFYCRDQQPVHAAVQRLGLSAFTWSRQGLPADVQVALLPPAPGSPGRVPARISWAAGEFFLSLPFADEPSVENALHCVSSLLFWGVEPAEIQRRLDRLQPVAMRLEMKQALNDCYILDDTYNNDLAGLRLALDALARQPRRGRRTLILSDVLESGLGGEELYARVAGLLPTHGVERLIGIGPGLSQHRGAFAGLAAAEFFPDTEAFLTAFRPDAFRHETILVKGARRYGFERIVAAFQQKIHGTVLEVNLDALVHNLTFYRRRLRPGVRLMVMVKAFAYGSGSYEVANLLQFHRADYLAVAYPDEGVDLRQHGISLPVMVMNPAPDAFQKLRQYHLEPEIYSFELLDAYLRAARQPDGPPLPAIHLKLDTGMRRLGFAEEDLPELCRRLRENAAHLRVASALTHLAGADEEAHNSFSREQLAAFARMTPVLEQALGYPVLKHALNSAGIVRFPEAQHDMVRLGIGLYGVEATGQEQDALRPVSSLRTTISQVKTLPAGHTVGYSRRGQAASHDRRIATLAIGYADGYDRRFSNGVGEVLVRGQRAPVVGNVCMDMCMVDVTHVAGAQAGDEALVFGPELPLSELAARIGTIPYELLTSVSERVKRVFVAE